Proteins from a genomic interval of Osmia bicornis bicornis chromosome 13, iOsmBic2.1, whole genome shotgun sequence:
- the LOC114872608 gene encoding BTB/POZ domain-containing protein KCTD16, translated as MVDQQQSDQQQEAVPSVVELNVGGVFYTTALTTLTRESDSHLAALFSGKTPVEKDAKGKYFLDRDGVLFRYVLDFLRNQALVLPEGFREKERLKQEANFYGLPGLERAIMENGKSSGSLTSPGKRATGHITVGYRGSFAFGREGLPDVKFRKLSRILVCGRVTLCRDVFGETLNESRDPDHGASDRYTSRFFLKHSSIEQAFDMLQEQGFKLAGSCGSGTAGSNSEQLKPGMDSEENRWNHYNEFVFVRD; from the coding sequence ATGGTGGATCAACAGCAGTCGGATCAGCAACAGGAAGCTGTGCCAAGCGTGGTGGAGTTGAACGTGGGCGGTGTATTTTACACAACTGCTTTAACCACCCTCACCCGGGAGAGCGATTCTCATCTGGCCGCATTGTTTTCGGGAAAAACGCCGGTCGAGAAGGATGCGAAGGGAAAGTATTTCCTGGACCGCGACGGTGTACTGTTCCGTTACGTGCTCGATTTCCTGCGCAATCAGGCACTCGTTCTGCCCGAAGGTTTCCGGGAGAAGGAACGCTTGAAACAGGAGGCGAATTTTTACGGTCTCCCCGGATTGGAACGTGCCATTATGGAGAACGGCAAGTCTTCCGGTTCCTTGACCTCGCCGGGAAAGAGAGCAACCGGTCACATAACCGTCGGTTATCGCGGAAGCTTCGCGTTCGGCCGCGAAGGCCTGCCGGATGTCAAGTTCCGGAAACTATCGAGGATCCTCGTATGCGGTCGCGTTACTCTATGCAGGGACGTGTTCGGAGAAACCTTGAACGAAAGCCGCGATCCGGATCACGGTGCTTCCGATCGTTACACATCCAGATTTTTCCTGAAGCACAGCTCGATCGAGCAAGCTTTCGATATGCTACAAGAGCAAGGATTTAAGCTGGCCGGAAGTTGCGGCTCCGGCACAGCTGGCAGCAATTCGGAACAGCTGAAGCCCGGAATGGATTCCGAGGAGAATCGTTGGAATCATTACAACGAGTTTGTCTTTGTTCGCGATTAA